Proteins co-encoded in one Salvelinus sp. IW2-2015 linkage group LG17, ASM291031v2, whole genome shotgun sequence genomic window:
- the asb8 gene encoding ankyrin repeat and SOCS box protein 8, with translation MSSTMWYIMQSIQSKYSLSERLIRTIAAIRSFPHDNVEDLIRRGADVNRMHGTLKPLHCACMVADADCVELLLEKGAEVNALDGYNRTALHYAAEKDEGCVELLLEYGAQPNALDGNKDTPLHWAAFKDNPECVRALLESSACPNARDYNNDTPLSWAAMKGNLESVRVLLEYGGQVHVTNLKGQTPISRLVALLARGLGAEQEEECLELLYKAAGRFEIRRADGTLPRELSKDPQLLAKLTSMVAEAPTLRALSRCAVRQSLGVRFLPTAVKELPLPESVKEYLLLRD, from the exons ATGAGCTCTACTATGTGGTACATCATGCAATCTATTcaaagtaaatattccctgtccgAGCGGCTCATCCGCACCATTGCTGCCATTCGCTCTTTCCCACACGACAATGTGGAGGATCTTATTCGAAGG GGAGCTGACGTGAACCGTATGCACGGCACTCTGAAGCCCTTGCACTGTGCCTGTATGGTGGCGGATGCCGACTGTGTCGAGTTGTTGTTGGAGAAAGGAGCAGAG GTGAATGCCCTGGACGGCTACAACCGCACAGCGCTGCACTACGCAGCAGAGAAGGACGAGGGCTGTGTGGAACTCCTCCTTGAGTACGGGGCCCAGCCCAATGCATTGGACGGCAACAAGGACACCCCGCTACACTGGGCGGCCTTCAAGGACAACCCTGAGTGCGTCAGGGCTCTGCTGGAGAGCAGTGCCTGCCCCAACGCACGGGACTACAACAATGACACTCCATTAAGCTGGGCCGCCATGAAAGGCAACCTAGAGAGTGTGAGGGTTCTGTTagaatatggaggccaggtccATGTTACTAACCTAAAAGGCCAGACACCCATCTCTCGCCTGGTGGCCCTACTTGCCAGGGGCCTGGGggcagagcaggaggaggagtgtCTGGAGCTGCTCTATAAGGCAGCGGGGAGGTTTGAGATCCGCCGGGCAGATGGTACCTTACCCAGGGAGCTCAGTAAGGATCCCCAGCTCCTGGCCAAGCTGACCAGTATGGTGGCTGAAGCACCGACGCTACGCGCGCTGTCACGGTGTGCTGTCAGACAGAGCCTGGGGGTGAGATTCCTCCCCACTGCGGTCAAAGAGCTGCCTTTACCAGAGTCGGTCAAAGAGTACTTACTGCTGAGAGACTGA